A genomic stretch from Setaria italica strain Yugu1 chromosome VII, Setaria_italica_v2.0, whole genome shotgun sequence includes:
- the LOC101761960 gene encoding uncharacterized protein LOC101761960, translating to MPFPRDYSANFLHRYTYTIWHSPTDTSGSFQRLQLPPPQKTARILSTCRPSSSLRRRHRGYSSSFPSVAMELDLPPQQVPALTDLAAAVHRAAAAATALSTPSPSSHAAAAVAALRDAHAAIGSFLSRLDAAAASSFDDQPMAEGGEELEVNGEEEHMVGEVEEGLRDCVLQGSKRRKRPVPPSWPLGRRTSGGCEAAEAAAPPVLDVEGRRRAAMDLLLQFHA from the coding sequence atgccATTCCCAAGGGATTATTCTGCAAATTTTCTACATAGGTACACGTATACCATCTGGCATTCTCCAACGGATACTTCTGGAAGCTTCCAGCGGTTACAGCTGCCGCCACCGCAGAAAACCGCGCGGATACTTTCAACCTGCCGTCCCTCGTcttcgctccgccgccgccatcgtggTTACTCATCTTCGTTTCCAAGCGTAGCCATGGAGCTCGATCTCCCGCCGCAACAGGTCCCGGCGCTtaccgacctcgccgccgccgtccaccgcgccgcggcggccgctacCGCGCTCTCCACGCCATCTCCGtcctcccacgccgccgcggcggtggccgcccTCCGCGATGCCCACGCCGCCATCGGCTCCTTCCTCTCCAGGCtcgacgcggccgccgcctcgtccttCGACGATCAGCCGATGGCGGAAGGCGGCGAGGAGCTGGAGGTGAACGGGGAGGAGGAGCACATGGTCGGGGAAGTAGAGGAGGGACTTCGGGACTGTGTCCTGCAGGGGAGCAAGCGGCGGAAGCGGCCCGTGCCGCCGTCGTGGCCCCTAGGACGCCGCACGAGCGGCGGttgcgaggcggcggaggctgccgcgccgccggtgctggacgtcgaggggcggcggcgcgcggccatgGATCTACTGCTACAGTTCCATGCTTGA